From the Bdellovibrio sp. ArHS genome, one window contains:
- the rnk gene encoding nucleoside diphosphate kinase regulator — protein MSTQPRIFVTDQDHHRLMALLSQVEGPWAEALEEELGRAHVIAQKEIPRNVVTMNSRVKFADELTGQTSEMTLVYPQDAKLEEGRISILAPVGMALLGLTEGQTIDWKMPNGAVKKLCVQRVEFQPEAEGRWDL, from the coding sequence ATGAGCACACAACCTCGCATTTTTGTTACAGATCAAGATCATCACCGATTGATGGCTTTATTATCCCAAGTGGAGGGTCCTTGGGCCGAGGCTTTGGAAGAAGAGCTCGGTCGCGCGCACGTGATTGCGCAAAAAGAGATTCCTCGCAATGTTGTCACCATGAATTCCCGCGTGAAATTTGCTGATGAGCTGACTGGGCAGACCAGCGAAATGACTTTAGTATACCCGCAAGACGCGAAACTGGAAGAAGGGCGCATTTCTATTCTTGCGCCGGTAGGTATGGCATTGCTGGGCCTGACAGAAGGGCAAACCATTGACTGGAAAATGCCAAATGGCGCCGTAAAAAAGCTCTGTGTTCAAAGAGTCGAATTTCAGCCAGAAGCA
- a CDS encoding phosphate/phosphite/phosphonate ABC transporter substrate-binding protein: MLKKIFILVIPMVFLACTAKEELGSKNKPIQFALVPGQDSAVLIENGKSLETWIQRQTGLYVKMQVPVNFIAVVESLGSQRVDVAIMNPFGYLLAHEKYGAQAFLMGVNRGHSEYWGQIITRDPKIRKLADLNGKKFAFVDPASTSGYVLPAKLLKDANVKLGEAIFAGKHDSVVTMVYQGRVDAGATYHTLPEDGVPQDARRLVIRQFPDVYDQVRILAKTSSVPSDPVVFRKDFPEEMRKKIVEALKSFPSTPEGEKALKNLYHLTGFKDCTDKDYNHVRQILLDIGKNVQDLVK; encoded by the coding sequence GTGTTGAAGAAAATCTTTATTCTCGTCATTCCCATGGTTTTCCTTGCCTGTACGGCTAAGGAGGAGCTCGGTTCCAAGAACAAACCTATTCAGTTCGCTCTGGTTCCCGGGCAAGACAGCGCCGTTCTCATAGAAAATGGAAAATCGTTAGAGACATGGATTCAACGACAGACTGGTCTTTACGTGAAAATGCAGGTTCCGGTGAACTTCATTGCGGTTGTGGAATCTTTAGGATCACAAAGAGTGGATGTCGCGATAATGAATCCTTTCGGATATCTTCTGGCGCACGAGAAGTACGGGGCCCAGGCATTTCTGATGGGCGTTAACAGAGGACATTCAGAGTATTGGGGGCAGATCATCACCAGAGATCCCAAAATTCGCAAGCTTGCGGATTTGAATGGAAAGAAGTTTGCCTTTGTCGATCCGGCTTCCACTTCGGGTTATGTGTTGCCGGCAAAACTGTTGAAGGATGCCAACGTCAAATTAGGTGAAGCTATTTTTGCGGGAAAGCATGACAGTGTTGTAACTATGGTCTATCAAGGACGCGTTGATGCGGGCGCTACTTACCATACTCTTCCAGAAGATGGGGTCCCGCAAGATGCGCGTCGTCTGGTGATTCGCCAGTTTCCCGATGTCTACGACCAAGTGCGCATTCTGGCGAAAACAAGCTCTGTGCCCAGTGACCCTGTGGTTTTCAGAAAAGATTTTCCGGAAGAAATGCGTAAAAAGATCGTAGAGGCTTTAAAGAGCTTTCCTTCGACGCCAGAGGGCGAAAAAGCACTCAAAAATTTGTACCATTTAACCGGTTTTAAAGACTGTACGGATAAGGATTACAATCATGTTCGACAAATCCTTCTAGATATCGGCAAGAACGTCCAGGACCTTGTTAAATAA